AGAGCATATAAAATGATCTACAAAATGTACACTGCTTATACTGGACAAGTAATTCTCTTCTATTAAACTATaacccaaaagcaaaacatttcaacacTAAGAATTGCTATAATCCTCTATGATTTAAGCAATTGTATTatacttattaaatattatacacaGCATGACGAAACTTTATTTGTGATTGACtagctaaaataaaatgttaaaaacatTATCTAAAAATAAGTCGGAGCTTGTCATgtttcaatttataatattgtatttaataaatttgcgaTAGAGTTTCTGTAATGTTAACTagtattaaacataaattgcaaacaaatctATCAAGATCTTAAATGGTAACTAACCAAacttacatttataatattgtatttaatctATTTGCGATTGACTCATAAAAATCTGAAAAAGGAATTAAGATATAATGCTTCTATGcttcaatttataatattgtacTTAATACTTTTGCGATTGATTAAGAGAAATCTttaatagtataaaatatcAAGCAAATTTGCAAGATTATAAGAAGCAACTTATactgttttaatttatatggtATAAATTTACTTGAATAATTTCAGAATTGTAACGtacttaataaatttgcaatgatTTATTAAAGCTTCTTAAGATTGtttataaaatgctattataATTGGAGGTGTAATAAACTTAATGCCAACTCAACACTGTGCCACTCTAGTTactatattttacatttttattacatgcAATTAATGCTTATTTAACACAAATTGCAACCAGCGCtagataataaattaatgtataaTCTAAGCCctataataagtaaataattaacacaaattcaatacaatattTCTATTGAGATGTTTAGtatacaatttgaatatacaCTTTAAATATGTCTAGCGAATTGATGCCACAACATATTTCGCACTGTTTAAGCACTTCAAAATCTGTTCaagcaaataatttgttgcatatttatcGGGGCGTTTCAATGAGTTTGCAATGATTGTAAAAgtcaaatacaatttcaaatccatttgctgctgtttatgTTCACAGCTGCAcacatattacgtatacgacaagtattgtgtgtgtgtgagtgtgtaagaCCATAAAACacatcaaatgcaatttatttgacCAGACTACAAAAAAAGCCATTTCTATGCCGTTTTTATGCATTCGAAATTTAACATgaacataacatatatttgtagCTACATCatgtatatctatgtatgtagttttgcttttaaagaATCATCTCGTTCAAAAGATTTATTGCTTTATTACCCTGAGAGGCACcacaaaagtatatataatatatatacatatataatcgTATTCGCTCtctcattcgcattcgtattcacattcacattcgtatTAAGCATATGGCAAACAAGCATATTGAAACTGTTTTTCAAGCCCGAGACGAATGGCAGTTGAATGCTGCATTTccgccttttgcttttggccttTGTCTTCTGCTGCGTTGGCGCCTTTTAgcctttttgccttttgcgcTGCCACATGGCAACCACCCACTATAGCATCGTTATAGAATTTGATTTCGTTCGGTTCTCAGTTTGCTTCATTCAGCTGTGAAACCATGGTGGGACTTGTTTCATCCATCTTgcatctatctctctctctctctctttccccaCGGGAAGAAGCCCATTAAAGTGGAAACTTTTCGAAGAGATTTATTTGCCAGGCCAACTCTGACTTTGTTGACTCGATGACTTCCTTGACTCCTCGTGTGCAATAATGGCCTTTAATTGATTTcgcatttacatacataaattccCGACGAAAAGCATCTTTTTATACGagtatttttcataaatatcataaacaagtcaagtcaaggcggtctttttgttttatgtctTTTGAAAGGCACAACtcattttaacaaattattctCAATCTTAACTCAACAACTGAGAAATTCACGCTCCTATTATTAACGTTAATATCATTACTTACTACAAAATGTCTGAAGAACTTAGCGATGCAACTACAAACGAAATGGAGATTCAgaaagaagacgaagaagattCTTTTTGGGATGCTTTCGATAATGATTTATCGATCAATAGTGAAAAGACAGAGGAAGCTGAAACCACTAACGAAAGTTCAGAATCTTCAGAGAAATCACAATCTATGGATATGTTGAGTGCGGTTCAAGAGCGAGTTTCACAGCTGAAGAAGCACTTCAGTTATATAACCGATAGATTAAAACAGATGCTCCAGGAGCAACAAGTTGATAAGCTTAAGTCAAGTGAAATGGTAAAGAAATACTGTGGTGTGAAGTATTCGGAATCTGGAGGAGATATTGCCTCTAATCTATTAACTGATCAAAGTATTAAATGTGAAGAACCAGAGCTCCAATTTATTGTGGAACGTATTGGAGACACTGTCGCTTGTCAGACCATTGAAAACGATCCAAGTTCTGAATAAATGACCACAATTCTTAatgtggttttgttttttgttatttatcaATTCAGTTATGTTTTTGACAGAaggcataaatatttgtgtactaAACTTATGTCACCAAATTAACtgtgcaacaaaaaactaataatatcAATGCAATGAGCATTcttctcaaatatttaaaagtagtcaaaagtaaaagtagttgtgattttttatttttattcaatgtatgaaaagtgcaaatttaatttcataggCTTAAAGatagttaattaaaatttaaaagtgttCCACGAAAATAACTGTGcgtcaaaaaaaaagaacattaaaataacttaaatataaaatgatttattgctttaatcttttccaaaatataaaacactcGCATTATTATTCGCTTTCTTGGTAAATGCTTTCAAAGGagattaaataatatttaaagccTTTGAGGCTTAGCTGCATTTCTATTTTCACCAAGTATCAAGTATTTAATAATCTTGGAAATAACGACcaaatgtaattgaatttcttaGACTCGCAGAAACTTGAACTCATTATTGCATTCTCATTGTTGGAACTTTCGCTTTTCCTTGGTTTAAAGTCAATAAGTTTTTGCGCCTTGAACTATTAACAGCACTGAAACTTTATTAATAGCTGCCCAGCATTTGCGCTTCTACAAGATTTATGCAGCATTTTGCATAACAACAATCGATTCGATTCGTTTCAATTCATTTCGATTCACTTCGTTTCAAGGGGAAATgccaagagcaacaaaagtacatttaaattgcaaatacaaGTACTTCTTCTTACTCCTACTTTGATAACCAAATTAATGTGACTTGGAAGTCGATTCGATCTCTTTGCATTTGGCTTTTTACTCTGCAATTTGTCGAGCCGAACTTTCTTCAATCGGAAGGAGACCCAACATCAATATTGCCAGTGGCGATTATCAACAGCTGCAGTTTGTTATGGGCATTTTGTTTGCAGAAGTTATTGCAAACGAAGCAAAAGCCGTAGAAGAAGCAGCTAACCAGCTAACAACAAACTTGCAAACCGACAAATAAGTCGAAATTGctacaaaatttgcatttggcttTTGCCACAAATTTTCGCTTGgggcaaaacaaatacaaaaatcgaGATATTTGTTGTCTCCTCTGTTTCGAAActgaataaattttattgcattctgTTTGTGACTTTATCGCAAAAACTCTATGACAACGTGTGGCACAACATAATTTCATAAACCACTCGAGCGCcacaaattatgaaatatgatatttcatttcacatttgtttctctttttgtgtCACTAAATGTAATATTGTCAAAAGCATTTTGTCAGCCACCAAAtcacaactgcaacaactatCAAAATATTCTCATCAAAAAATTCcgatgatgttgctgcagctgtcgCTGTGTCAGTTGACAAACTGACTCGACTCGAGCGTGGCATGCAACGTGCTCTTCAACTTCATATAAATACTTGTTGTTCTTCCTTCAACTTTATATTACACTTTCAATATTCAGCggaaaagttgttgttgctgcatagAGAAGAAATGTCATaaccacaaataaaaaaaaacaggatatcgtttattattatttatgtaactTTATTTCGATATTAGCTTAAGATTTTCGTATGCTATAtagacttttattatttattttgaatttattttaaaacattatttgacatattttaagaataattctgcactcatagtcgagcacactcgaccgccatttcatttcttgtttATTCTGTTTTAAAGAGAATAGTCTAGGTAGTAATTCAATCAATAATGGTGAATAAATTTAACACACAGATTTGCTAAAAATGAAATCGAccacttttaattaataaaccataataatattacaGTGTATCAAGAGCAAATAAACTAGTGAAAGCTAAAGTCAACACttgcaaatttttgtcaattaaCAACTTGAATGCATTAGAAAAACGTTTGCCAATTCGTTGCGCTTGTGTTGACTgtcgaattgaattgaaaatggaaatttcaatgcaacagatgaaattcaattacaaaatgtCACAGGATACCAAACACATGCATAGAagagatgtgtgtgtgtgagtgtgcaaaTGTTTGTGAGAAAATATTCGTGATAGGGTAGAGTTTATGGAATgtcagcaacatcatcaaacAGTTTTAAAATACTTGTCGATGGCGGCAGCACATCAAACACAATTCCGAGTTCAAAGTAgctgtcagcagcagcagcatctaaACTAATAACATTTCTGATAATCACACGCACATGGACGAGAGAGAAATCAGTTCTAGAATCGaaatcggaatcggaatccGAATCAAAACCATAAACAGAATGAGAGTGGAAGAGCGAAATGCGCATTCAtagaaaatcaattgaattgaaaacgAGAATGAGAACGTGAAACGTGAACgaaaatgaaatcgaaattgaaactgTAGCAAAACGATGATAAGCGGAAGTTTACTGATGAGTTTCACAAAAATTGTGGGCCAACTGAGGGTCGGAGGAACGGAGGGACGGAGGGAGGGAGGTGAATCACCTATTGGGAAATCTGCAGTGTCATTACAGACATTGAGAATGACTAAGTCGGATAATGGACAGAGACGACAGGCCTCTCAATGAACTCTTGTCCAGCGAGCTCTTCTCGTCAGTCAGTCTGCTTATGGTAATCAGCCGCAAAAGTTCTTTTGTTGTCCTTTTCCTGTCCTATCCTTTTCGGTTTTCTTCCTGTCTGCGGACGCCAACGTTGCGCAAGGAATTAGCatttcaatcaaatcaattttatgtGTCTGACTTGTTTTACGCCTCAAcgcaatcatcatcatcatcattgtttggatcattattattattattgtcagCATCGTTTGGAACGGTATTGAGAATATATCATTCCaagtttttatatacatactatatatacacgCATTTGACGagccaaaaagaaattgtcgaaattgattgattaaatatttattcatacgGAAGTGCTTAGCGTGTCCTGGCTCCAAGTCCTGCGAGGACCTGGACAAATTTATGACTGAATTGTCTCTGCGAGCTGCGAGAGATTCCCTGTGGCCCACTTGATGCGTCATTCAGTTGAGCATCAAACGAAAAGGCGCAGTCAAAATAACTACAGATTCATTTAAAGGATTCTTAAACGTAAATAATCTGCTCTAAATGGTTTTGTAAGTACCTAAGGAATTTTAACTGACTTAGGaggtaaataaaaatggaaatatgaaatatgatactgaaaaaattatattaaattgttttcaaattgtttgtttttctatagtccaaaaaagagaagaattttatattcataagaagaatatatttaaactttattttacatatttgttgttatgtaAACACTCAAAGAAAGTAAAATTAGCTTATTTTATAACTCTTTCCACTATAGATTTGACTCAACAACTGTAGTGAAATGAACTTTAAAGATATATAGAAACTTAATATGCCGATCTATTGATTATTTGGTATTACTTAAAGTTTGAAAGAAACTAGAGCTAGATTAATttctatatgtataaaatGAGCTGACATCCAAATTAAAACATAAcccattgtttgttttttattgctattcattttcttcaaaaaaaattgtaaagaaaCTAGAATTTCCATATTTGCAAAATGAGCATcttcaaaaattatataatttatatagtcGTATAAACCCATTAAATGTTCATGAACGAAATTATTCGTCCTCTTGCCAAGGCCTCAGCACAAAGCCAAGAGTCTATGTCTCTcacaaatatgaaaacagtTTGACTACAATTtgattgcatatttatttatgcccGCATGTCCTCGGGACATGCTCcattcaatttgtattaatttggcCAACATGTAGAGagaagaaacacacacacactggcacagACTGAGTCGTCGCAGCCTAAACATGGCCAAGAAGGCGCACTTAAAGCAGCCACGAGACCCGCAGGAAATCTTAATTAAACAACTTGCATGGCAAAATCCTTTTGTACAAATGGCCAACAAAGGAGCACCGAGAACCGACCACCGCCTGGTCCTTGTCTTGATTCTAGCTCCGTCTTTGGCTCTGGACAAACATGCACACAGCTGTGCTGACGCTGTATTTTGGTATTGGTATTGAACAAATGCCAACAGAGCTGCAAGCAGAGAAAACATTTTGGCGGTTTTCGACTTTGATTTTCAGCTAAGAGTTCTGTCTCCACAGCAGTctctgatgctgctgctgctgctccattTAGCAGGCATCTCATTGTTGTTTGGCCAACTACTCGTAAACGGGTTTCAAGCAGCCGCTCAATGGCCCTTAACAAATTAGAAGCTGCTCAAAAAGACGACTCTCTGCACTCTCATTCCTCGTCTCTCTCCTCCTGGGAGTGCGACATGAACTGAGCCattaaagcaataataaattttcatgCGCATATCCATCGACGCTTTGGAAAACTCCCATGAAAATTACGCCATAAAATGCCATTTTAATGGCGCACATCAAAGCTCTTTCTTACGCTTCGTATCTATGTGTAAAAGTTGAAGTATGCGAATgctgtcggtgtgtgtgtgagtgtgtgtgtgtgtatgtaataaataaaaagttgacACTTGCATGACCTGCGAGTTGAAACTGCGAATGGAAACAGCAACATTTTATGAAAGATATAAAAATCGAATTCGAGCATTTCATTTGGCCAATGAAATCGAACACAAAGTGCAAACAGTGAAATGGATCATGGCAACAATaatcgaaatatatataatgaaaacACAGATAGATTAAGAGAccttaaaataaatgtgatttgcacaaatacaatttttacgCTTGTTTTTTATACTCTCGAGTATAAGCAGCTTATCTCGACTAAACGATTCGTTCATTATTGAATATGATTATTGGATTATCTCTTAAAATTCTTAAgattaaatatgtttgttcATCGAATTGATTTTCTTTGTTAATGAAAATTGGCATATTgacatttcattatttgtttaGAATTTAAAGCTTGATTACTGACTATCAAGATAGGAGATCATTTAACTTTCTTAGGTCTACTAATTTAGATTCAGTGAGTCATGAGTAATGAGGTTTATTTtacctctatggtatattttttgaaatgaaCTAGTATGTGGATATACCAATTAGAACCTTAagtatattaaagtattttcattttgtatatttttagaaaatcaaatttgagcgcagtagtatattttcaaatttataccgcactgttttgcttttattgaaaatgggtaacaggtatctcatagtcgagcccACTCGACTTGTTTAccattatttcaaaaatttgaatgaaaaattattcTTACTAATTTAGTAATCATAAActtgtttaacaaatttgcacaaatCGAAATCATTTGTGCTGCAAGAGATGCTTAAATAAGTTCTTTCAACGATGTCATTTAAGTTATCAATTGAATAAGTATTTCTCGTTGTCAGTAagtaatttaaagaatttccCATACTCGCCTTTCAATATTTGCTGTCATGCACATTTGATAGTCAAAGAACTTGCGTTCTCTTGTAAGAAACCGTATAAGAAACCTTCATTACCTTTTAGCATTTCCACGTCAGCAAACAATACTCGAGTGTAGAACTCTAGAAAGCTTGAAGAGAACCACACCTCAAATTGCGATTCAATGGCAACTTTACCTGCTGCGGGGAGGAATtgttagaaaaaaaaaaagaacataaaCAAGAGGAAAGAAGCATAACTAAAAGTAAActtttctgtttcagtttctgtgCATTCACTGAATGCATTCAGTATGAGAGATGCGAGTACTCGCAATCGTTCGTGTTACttgaaatatgcaaacttCTGTTTTATGTCCTTGCTGGGGCATCTGCTGGTCAGTTGAGCAAAGGACctcagttgttgttattctttttttctgttgcgTGATTTTCCCCCTTTTATCTTGCTTAGTtaacatttcgttttttttttctgtttcactgttttgtttttatttttttttttgttttttaagaaaaatgtttCAAGTCGAGCGTACataaaatcacacacacaaacacacacacacacatctatgtatatttcttttgagTGGCAAGGAGGctttaaaaagagaaaagataGAAACGAGAAACGAGGAAGCAAAATGAACTAAGTTGGGAATGTTATACAAAAGTTACATCCTGGGCCTTGGCCACTTTTGCATTACATTATCTCGGCAACTTTTGTGTTGGCAATTTCTCAtgtttttcttcatatttCATCTGCTCTCGGCCTCGGTCTCAGTCTCtgactcagtctcagtctcagtatTTGTATCTTCCATTGTCGGGGCCATAAACATGTCGCATAGTTGTTATgatgttcttcttcttcttcttcgtcttttGCTCGCTGATGATCATCATTAGCATCATTATTGTTCATTGCCAGGAGAAAACAACACGGTGGAAAAGAACTTGCGCTGATGTTACATGCAACATCATGTtgtgtcgacgtcgacgtcgtctgCTTCGGCTGTTGTCTTGTCACTCGCGACAGACGGCGGGGACGGCGGGGGCGACAGGCGATGTGAGAAAAGTTTGCCTCATTTTCATGTCAAGTCAAATGAGTTTTGGTAAGTTGGCCAAAGTTGACGCTCACTTAATGGTGAcagtaatttttaataaaagctgAAAAGTGCCACGATACTCTTTCTTCGCTCCTTTGACTTTCACTTTGTCCTGTTcactgtgtgtttgtgtgtgtgaggggtATAATGAGGGGGAAGAACGTTAGAAACAGCAAAATGTCGATTAACACTCGAAATTGTCAAAACGATTCCGTAGAATTGCTTCACTTTCATCGTACTTGTACTTCTTTTGTTTTAGGGtttatattcttattatttttctcaactttttttgtttgtttcgtttacgcttgttgctgttgctgttgttgtttttgtggttgtttCATCATTTCTATTCATTTATGCGAAAGGATCGTTTAATGCCACTACTCATAGTCTTGGGAGATGACGAATTATTTCCCCAATGCCTGCATATCAATGTCTTCGATGACTGCGGCCCCATCAGCATGCGATGTTGCACACGATCTTGTCGCAAGCTGCAATTCATAATACGTTGGGCATGCGCCGTGGTGGCCTCCAATTCACGTCGCAGCTTAATGCACTTGCTGTTCAGATCCACAAAGATGGCGTTCAACTCATTTGAGGTGCGTCCCTCTTGCTTCACTTCGGCACAACTCACCAGACTCAGCAACGATCCTGAAACTTTCGTCGAAGGCGAATTCGGTCGACCAAGCATGGGATCCAGGTGAAAGGGTTTCACATCAATTCTATAGCGATTCGGTTCATTGTATTTACGATCCAAACGCTGCACTATCCCCACACACTTCAGAAGATCGTTGCGTATCAGTTGGCAGAGTTCGAGGGCTCGATCGATTTCCTGATCTTCGCTTTGGATCATCATTGAATTgaatgttttgtgtgtgttttcagttttcaagACGTGTCTCACACGAAACAATTTCTAATGTCATTTGGaataaatttcaaagcaaACTACACAAATTGTTCGAGAAATTTCTATAAAGTGCACAATTCGAATTCGAGTTGGCATCCCTTAGAAAGTTTAAGCTTGCAACCTACTTAACAAACAtcaattctttttaaatacactttttcTTTGTTGAAAGGACTTCAAAAAACTTATCCAAGATTTCTTTTTTAACTGTCATCGTATAATGTTAGCTCTAAATGTATAtagtttaaataaagaatcatttatttttatttatttattagccaacagataatatgaaatattaaatcagCGTCAGCTATAATGTTTCGATcgcacttttaatttttgcactccactcaattttgttttagatttttgttgaatagtaagcgtaattttaaagctatagtTACGATTACATATAACCATATCTATAATCTTTATGATACCTGATTCCTGATTTGGGTTCGATCAGACAAAAATTTGTAGAAGGTAATTTATAAGTGGTTTTATATGGGAAAAAATGAATGTTGCTATTGggtttggttgacaatctggtatattgtatatctTATGGTACATTTTGTGCACTTAtaattatatcaatataccaaatgtgcATAGTCTTCAgaatatataagtatttttttcgaTCTAATAGAGGAGGCATaaagtatatttgtttatattatatattcacatttaaaatttctaaaatttctaaaaagaaataataataaatagtcaTTAGGTTGCCAGCAATTCTAATTAAATCATCAATTTAATACATCTCTCGCAGCTTAGTTTATTATTcgcatatttgtttttcacatttcatcatcatcaactgTGGCTTTAAGTTATTAACTCTCGCGTCATGCTGGCTCGCCACCACAATTTGTTGCAACTTCATTTGCATGCTGTGTGCGAAGGATGGCATTAAAGTTAAGGATGCGCATAATTAAGAGCCGCGCTTAATAAATTAGTTTCTCCGGGGAACAAGACAACGTTAATCCAGTTAGTCACCACTCGCGAATACCCTAGAAAAGTGCTGATAAAAAACTGAGGAAATTTATTGattcaattatgaaaataCCTGAAGTGAAGTCTAATGCATTAAGTCTGACAACTTTGCTTGAGCAAACTTTGAGCCAGAGTATTTCAAATGTGTTGATACGGgcgaacaaaaaaatgtgtgtaaaagaagaaaaagtgcCAACATGCAATTTTGAACGCCCAAAGCAGCGCTTACTCGTTAGTATCTGCAGGTTGCCATTGCCCTCGGGGCACTTGAAATAGATACCCAACTGGGGAACTGACTCGGCGACTGTCTCTCGCTTTACTTATGtatgtttgtctgtctgtctgtctgtctgtctgtctgcgcCGAGGGCGGGCAACCTcaaatagaaaacaatttcAGCTACGCAAACAGCGCAGCAAAAAGGGaagcacaaaaattaaattgcaagcgaaatgtgaaaaagtaaaaagcgGCAAAAATGGTAAATGGCGAATTGTGAATGGTGAACGGTGaatggcaaatggaaaatagaaaatgaaaagcatttCTCTGTTCGCTTTCGCATTTctctgttttcattttgtcggACGTTGCGTTTGTCAAACATCAGGTGAAATAACAaacaagccaagccaagcacTCTCGCACAATAATTTGGCAACATTCAAGCTGTTTGCACAGCcatcgacaacagcagcaacagcaacagcgacagccacAGCATCGTGTAGCTCACTTTAATTAGCCAACTccgcgtatgcgtaatatacactcgcactcgcagcCAGTGTTGGAATAATCAATGACACACCCAAGAACGAAGAAAAAGTGTGTTTGACTTGCGGCACGTATCGCCTGCCAGCGCGGTTGACGTCGACACCTGTGCAGCATGTGGCAGTTGCACGCTGCTGCTTGTGGCAAGTTTTTAAGTAGTTGCATAGTTGAGCCAAATGACTTTTTCCCTAGCTgagagctcagctcagctctaAGCTTGTTCATGCATAGCTCGCCTGGGTAATGAGTAAAGTTCTGCGTTGCACAAACTCAAGTCAAAGgaattacattgaaaataccTCGAAATTGTTGACGCGTTAACAATTATTCGATCAAATCAggaaaattaatacaaaaaaaagaacaatacaaaaattgctTCACTCAGCTGTAAAATGTTCAAGCCATGAGCAAGgaaacaaatattgttttcttaataaaaaaagaaaacctttTCCCTTGCCagcattttgttttcctttgccttttttctttttttttttttggatggGTCTCAAAAGCGTTAGCTATTTATGCTGTCAATGGCAAAAGTtacttggccaacaaaaagTTCGCCAGGCGAGTGGCAAAATGTTGATTATAATACGCGCTACTTGtgttaatatttcatttctctcttcttttttcttacTTACAGGTAAGCTGCGACACGCTTATATGGTTTTTTTACAGGCAgtataacaaaagaaaaaatggtAAGCTACTGACACAATGTGTAATAACAACTTTTCCGGCTGTCACACATTCTTTGCAAGTGACACTTTCGATGTTGGATTAATCATTTAAAAGCGGACAAAGCTTTATCGATCAGCCTGACAACGAAATGTTTCATTAATCTATGTTTAAGCTGCAAGTTTGCTTAATTTGACAGATTGGAAGCAGCGCTTCAAACTGTCTGAGCAGCTATTGATTTATGGTGTGAGGCTAAATCTGTTGACAgcgcattaaaatattttttgtaaaagtTAACTGCATTTGAAAATTGGTTTTTTTATGTTGCTGCTTTAAGTATTTGAATTATAAGAACTGAGttattaaaacaaatcatATTCTTTACTTAACTCtttcttataaataataatatgcaagtatgttgtttatttcaaaatttaatctatatctatataagcAACAACTGacttaattgtatttaatttgtttattataaactTCAACTTGAGCgcgactttaaaatatatgatttttttcggcaataattttaatagatttctttcttttaagaataattgttaattgtttttaattttatcttaaaaataaGGGTTCTTTTACTGctgataaattgaattaatatatttcttaaaccTAAGCTGTGTCTACTTACTG
This is a stretch of genomic DNA from Drosophila albomicans strain 15112-1751.03 chromosome 3, ASM965048v2, whole genome shotgun sequence. It encodes these proteins:
- the LOC117567480 gene encoding uncharacterized protein LOC117567480, producing the protein MMIQSEDQEIDRALELCQLIRNDLLKCVGIVQRLDRKYNEPNRYRIDVKPFHLDPMLGRPNSPSTKVSGSLLSLVSCAEVKQEGRTSNELNAIFVDLNSKCIKLRRELEATTAHAQRIMNCSLRQDRVQHRMLMGPQSSKTLICRHWGNNSSSPKTMSSGIKRSFRINE